Part of the Aquimarina sp. MAR_2010_214 genome is shown below.
TAAATATTGTGGATATGGTGGTACATTATCAATGGTGCCTAATTTTCTATACTTATTCTCTTTAAAATGCGTATCAATTAAGTATGAGGCTAATTCCATGTCATTTCCATCATCTCCACCTGTATTTTCTCTGATATCCAAAATCAAATTCTTAACTCCTTTTTTACTTATTTCGCTAAAAGAATTTTTGAGGAACTTGAAAAATATTTTTTGATTTTTTCGAGTCTCGGTAGAAAATGTATTTACAGTTAATAAAACTGTACTACTATCAAGGTATTCCAGGTAATATGGTTTTTCATAATGACTTTCTGTAATTGTACTTTCTAATTCAAATTTCGGAATTCCCGGTAATTCTACGGTACAGCTTTCTTTATCTGAATTATGTAAATATGCTATGGTAAATTTCTCTTGTGGGCCAAAAGCCAAAAAGTATCATCTTCTAATTGTCTGTATTTAAAAGTAGTATTATACCCATCAGAGCTTAATAATTTAAAAGTTTCTGTAGTTATCTTTTTGGTTGTGTTTCCGTTAATACTTAAAATCTGATCCCCTTTCTTTAGTTTCCCATAGTCCTGTGCAGCAACCAATGTGTCTTTTAAGAATTTTACTTTGAAAGGGAAAAAGGCATTGGTAGCATTATTTTTTAATTCTGAAAAAATATCTCCCGAGGCATAAAAACTAGAATGTCCGCAATTTATTTTAGTATGAATTCCTGCAATTAGGTTATAAAATTCTCGAATATTTTGAAGTTTTGGTAGTCTTTCATTTGCTTTTTCAAATATCGAATCAAAGGTTTCTTTAGCAGTATACAAATACATTCCGCTATGTGCCGTTTCTATAATATCACGATAGATTTTTAAATCTTCTTTTAATACTAAAGGATCAAATGGTTGTTTAGGCAATGCTGGTGTAAATACTATTTCTTGTCCATCTTGATTAATAAAAACAAATTGCGTTTTGGTTAGTTTTTTAATAGCTCTAGTGTTGACTTCTTTAGTAGTACTATTTACATAACTTATCGTTTTGCTATCACTATTATAAGTCCATTTCTCTTCAGTAACATCTCCATTTATCTCTGTATTTAATGTATAGTCTGAATTGAATTTGAATCTGGCGTTAGACACCAACTCTTTAATAGATAATAGTATTTCCTGTTTATTAGATTTTAGTTCTTTACCTTCTTTTTTGTCTCCTTTTTTTTCTGCTTCGGTCAATATTTTTACATATAAACTCTCTGCTACAGATTCTATTCCCGATGGATCGTATTTCCATTCTCGGTCTAATAAATATTCTAAATCTTGAGTCTTCTGGCTATTTACAGAAATACTCATAAAAAATAAGAGACTGATTATGTATGTTAGTTTTTTCATTTCTTTTTTGATATTGTAATAATTTGATCAATTACATAAATTGTTATTCCGATCAGAATAGGTAGTATAAGAACCAGATCAACTCGTGTTGCCGGACCAGTTATGGTTCTTTCCCATTTAGTTATTTGCATTTCCCAGACAATAAAACTGGACCATACCACAATTAAAAAAACTAGTAATATTATAGCTACACGTTTCATTTTTAGATAGTTTAATTTTTAACTCTGTACAAAGATTTGCTAAAAGAAAAAAGACAGCCAAAAAAACCAACGGAGTAACTGTTCGGAATTCAGAAATCCGAACGGAATGAGCTATAAAATTGAAGATATTATTCCTTTTTCAGGAATCCGGACTTTTAAAAATAAAGGTTATGCACTGTTTTTAAAACGAGAAGGAGTAGTACCTGTATATTTTTTAAAAGCATCATAAAATGTGCTTTTACTTTGAAAACCTACTTCATTACCAATACCTTCGACACTTAAACTATTTGCAATATCACTTCTTAAAAGCTCTTTTGCTTTTTCAACTCTAAAACTATTGATATAGGTGTTGAAATTTTGATTAAGTTGAGAATTTATAACACCCGAAATACGTTTAGGGTGTGTTCCTATTTTTTCTGCAATATCAATGATGGTCAAATCGGGTACAGTATATACCTTTTCATCCTGAATATATTTCTTTATTTCTTGCAATAGCTTTGCTGTGTTTTCACTATTTGTTGAAGAATCATTGTTTTTGTCGCTTTTGTCAACAGTTTTTTCACTATTCTCAACAGGAATTAAAGTCTCTACATTTTGTTGAAGAATACCTCGTACAGATATCCAATACAATAACATAACATTAATGGTAGAAATAGTTAAATCAAAGTAAAAACCGGTGTCAAAAAAGTCAGAAGCTATTGTAATAAAAGTAAGGAGAAGTCCAAAACCAACAAATCCTCTTGCCCAACGTAGCTCTTTATATTTTGTAGAAGTATATTGATCTTTTAACTCCTTAGTATGTTTTTTAATAAAATTTAAGGTTTTAAAACCTATATAAAAAGAAAAAAGAACCCCTCCCAAAAGTATAAGATTATACCAAAGTGATTCTTCTATTTCCATTTTCGAATCATTATCCTGAAAAAACACAAATACTCCAATAATAAATTCTAATACTCCAGGAATTAGTGTCCAGTAACTAAGTTTGTTTTTAGAAAGTATTGAAACCTGCTGAACGTAGATATAAAATAAAGGAAACATCAACCAGGTAAAATCAAAAGGCAATAAATCATATTGAAGGTAATACGTTATAATATTTAAATCTTCTAAAATGACGGGAAGTAAGTTTAATGCATATACAATTATAAACAAGCCCAAAAACAAAGTAGACTTATCCTTTTTTCTATTTATGATAATGAGTAACAAGCCGAGAATAACACCTTGTATTAGCCCAAGAGTATCTATAAAGGATACAATATTATAATTTATTTCCATTATCTAAATGTGTAGAAATTTGTAGATGAAGCATTGTTACAATAATGACTCCAAAAAGTATTAATTTATAAAATTATTTTGGTTGATTAAAATTCACTCGGGTTCTTACCTGTATGTTTTTTAAATAGTTTATTAAAATGACTGGAGTCTGTAAAACCTGTTTTTTGAGCTATTTCAGAAATATTCAAATTTGTTTGTTTTAATAATCGTTCTGCCATTTTGATTTTTGTCTGAATCACATATTGTTGTATAGAAATGCCCGCATGTTTTTTAATAAATACACTTACATAACTAGGAGACATATTAAATGTTGCAGCAATTTCCTTTATTCTAATATTATCTTTATCTAAAACATTCTGCCGTATATACGTAAGTATATCACTCACCTTTTCTTCTTCAGAAATAGTATGTATAGCAGCATTTTTATTAAGATTTCTTGATATTATAATTAATAATGCACCTAATAGCTCTAATAAAATTGATCGGCTATAAAGTGAGGGAGTTATATACTCTTTTTTAATAATTCGAAACAATTCGAACACATGAGATCTGTCTGTAGTATTAGAAATAATATTTTCGGGAATACTATTGGCATGTAATACAATGGCATCTAAATTCTTTCGCCATTTTAAATCAGAAACAAGTTCTGTTTTTTCTATAAAAAGCTGCTCTGTGAATTTAATAAAACCAAAGTCTGTATGATCTCTAATCCTAAATTCGTGCTCATCTTTTGGGGTCAACAAGAAGATGTCCCCTTCGGTATATTCAAAAACACTTTCATTTAAAACATGTTGCCCAGTTCCTTTCAGAATAAAAATTAACTCGAAAAAATTATGAGAATGCTTTGGATACTCCCACTTATCAAGCGACAGCTCAAATACATTTAAAGATTTTGCACTAAAAAAACGTTTTGACACAACTATACTAACATAGATTTATACAAATATACAATGAATATATACCAAAAAAATGCTTCTTCCTTCATATAAATTTGCATTATAAATCAAATGGTAAACCCAATGAAACTAATAAAAGTATTTTTTTTAATACTATCTACAAGCGTATGTATAGTTCTATTTTCTAGCCATACTTCAGAAAAAGAGTTTATAAAAACGACCGCAATAGAAAACGACAGCATAGCAGATCATTTCTGGCCAAATGATGCGCGACTGGTAATCTCGTTCTCAATGCAATTTGAAACTGGCGGACAGCCTGAGGGTGCAGAAAGTCCTTTTGCTGCAAAACCATTACCAAAAGGAAATCCAGATCTTCCTGCAGAAAGTTGGTTTCGTTATGGTGCCAAAGAGGGCATTTACAGAATGCTGGATTTGTGGGATAAACACAATATCAAAGTTAGTTCTCATGTAGTTGGTGCTGCTGCTATCAAATATCCCGAAGTTGCCAAAGCTATAGCAAATCGTGGTCATGAAATTGCTGCACACGGTATCGCCTGGAACGATCAATGGGGTATGACTTATGAACAGGAATTAGCATTTATAAAAACCGGTATTGACACAGTTGAAACCATTACCGGACAACGCGGTAGAGGCTATAATGCCAATTGGTTACGACGTAGTCCCAACACATTAAAGGTTCTACAAGAACTTGATTTCTTATATCATATAGATGATTTAAGTCATGACGAACCATTTATCACAGAGGTTAGGGGAAAGGATTTTGTAGTCATGCCGTATACACTTCGTAATAATGATATCGTAAATATTGAAGGCAAAAATTGGTCTCCTAATCAGTTTTTAAATCAATTAAAAATGGAGTTTGATCAATTATATGATGAAGCGGGAAGTAAAAGAAGAATGATGTCTGTGAGTTTACACGATAGAATTGGTGGAGCACCATCAATTGTTCGTGTAGTAGATCTATTCATACAGTATGCTAAGAAGCATAAAGGCGTTGTATTTATGCGTAAAGATGATATCGCAAAAATGATAAAAGATGACCCAAAAACGCCAAGAGATAATTCTGAATTAATGTATAACAAATGAAAAGTACAACTTCAAAAAACCATGCCTATTTTCTACTACGATTAGCAATGGGCATCAATCTTCTAGCACATGGATTAGTGAGGATTCCAAAAATAAAAACCTTTAGCAACTGGATGGTAAACCTTTATAAAGAAACAATACTACCCGAAATATTTATTTCTCCTTTTGCAAAAATATTACCCTTTGTAGAACTTACTATTGGTGTATTCCTTGTTTTTGGATTGTATACTTATCGTACCTGTCTCGCCAGTGGAATACTAATGACTATTCTGATCTTTGGTTCTTGTTTAGCCGAACAATGGGAATGGGTTGGATTTCAAATGATCTACGTACTGTTCTTTTACCTTTTGATTAGTACATCGCAAAACAATCATTTTTCAATTGATAATCTCTTACAAAATAAATCATGAAAACTACACTATATACAAAATACAAAATGAATGAGCTTTCATTAAAAAATCGCTTTTTAATGGCACCCATGACACGCTCCAGGGCAGAAGAACCTGGAAACGAACCTAATGCCTTAATGGCAAAATATTATCAACAAAGAGCTTCTGCCGGGATTATTATTAGTGAGGCTACTCAAATTTCTGTACAAGGAATGGGTTATGCAAAAACTCCTGGAATCTATTCTCAGAAACAAATCGAAGGTTGGAAACTCGTTACCGACGCAGTGCATAAAAACGGAAGTAAAATCTTTTTACAACTATGGCATGTAGGACGTGTAAGCTCTTCGAAAGTAAATGGCTTGCAACCTATTGCTCCTTCTGCAGAAATAGCAAAAGATACACAAGTATATATTTTTGATGGTGCTCCTAATGGTGATGCTACATTTGTTCCTGTCGAAAAGCCTCGAGAAATGACCAAAGGTGATATTACCCAGGTTATCGAAGAATTTAGAATAGGAGCAAAGAATGCTATCGAAGCTGGCTTTGATGGGGTAGAAATTCATGGGGCAAATGGGTATCTAATTGATCAGTTTTTGCGAAGTAATAGCAATCATAGAACAGATGAATATGGCGGAACCAAAGAAAACAGAATTCGTATTCTTAAAGAAATTACTCAAGCTGTGGCAGATGAAATAGGTGTTGATAAAACAGGAGTGAGATTATCCCCTTTTATAAGCTTTAAGGACATGAATGATCCCGAAATTTTAGAAACCATTATGATCGCTGCCAAAACATTAAACAAAATAGGAGTAACCTATATTCATTTATGCGAAGCCGATTGGGATGATGCTCCCACAATTCCAGAAGATTTCAGAATTAAATTGAGAGCTAATTTTACACATACAATTATAGCTACAGGAAATAAAACCCCCAAAGAAGCTAACGATCTATTAGACAAAAAATTAGTTGATCTTGTGGGGTTTGGAAGAAAATTCCTAACCAATCCTGATTATCCTAAACGAGTACAACTAAATGCTATAATGAACGACATTTCTGACCCCCATACTCTTTTTGGCGGTGGTGACGCAAGAGGTTATACCGATTATCCATTTCTAGAAGTATAAAACTATGATGACAAAAGAAATTAATCCTGTTGGTAGTTTTAAAGATTGGGATAGTACTAAAATACTAGAACTACAAAACAGCAATGAAGGGGATCGCGTTGGAGATACTCTTTTATTTGAAGATGATAGTATTAAAGTTTGGTCTATTATTTTAAAACCCGGAGATAGGTTACCTTTTCATAAGCATACAAAAAACTATACCTGGGTTTGTTTAACCCAAGGAGTGGCCGTATCTCACTATGAAAATGGTAGAATTGTCGAAATACAGTATCAAAAAGGAGATTTGTCATATTACGATCACGATACTAAAGGTGATTTTGTCCATAATTTAGAAAATATCGGTGATCTGTTATTAAAGTTTAACACGGTAGAATATAAATAACTTCCTATTACTCTGTTAACTTACACACCTCACCATCTAATTCTATTTCAATAGTACAATGACTAAAATGATACACCATCAAGGTTTTTTTAATCTCTGATTTTACACTAATAATCTGGTCTATTTGCGTAATACCTTTTAGCTTAACATGCGCCGTAAAAACATGATGTTCTCCCTCTAGTGACCAAACATGTAGGTGATGTATAGAATCAACATGTGGCATTTGCAGTATTTCTGATTTTATTTCTTCTATATTAATACCCTTTGGGATTCCTTGTAGAAATACGAATAATGTTTCTTTTAATCGCTTAATAACATTATATAGAATATAGAGTGTTATTAAAAGAGAAAGAGCAGGGTCAAGGTACTGAACATCTGTAAAATATATAGCAATAGCTGCAAAGAGCACAGCAACCCACCCCAATACATCTTCTATTAAGTGCCAGGAAATCACTTTCTCATTCAATGATTTCCCACCACTTACTTTCCATGCAGCATAACCATTGACTGCTATTCCCAGAAGAGCAAAAACAATCATCCCCCGAGCATCAGAATGTTCGGGTTCTAATAACCTGCCTATGGCTTCATAAATCACATAAATGGATCCTAAAATCAAGATAATACTGTTAATCAATGCTCCTAAGAGAGAGAAACGTCTGTAACCAAATGAGAATTTGGCATCGGCTTCTTTTTTCGATTTCCCTTCGAGATACCATGCTGTACCCAAAGAAAGTGAATCTCCTAAATCATGAATGGCATCAGAAATAATAGCGATGCTATTTACATAAAACCCACCTATAATCTCTAAAATGGTAAATCCTAAATTCAGAAAAAATGCAATTTTCAAATTCTTTCCTGCATGGTCATGTGAGTGGTCGTGTCCCATAGTTATTTTTGGTATGATTCTAATCTCATTTTCAAATCATGAGGTATAGGTATTGTTTTAAGCGGTGGTACATTTATGCCTCCGGTATTACCAATAGGAACCCTATTGATAAATGATTTCCACCCACCTACAATTAAACGAATAACTTGTCCAAAAATTTCACGGTTGTTTTTGGTAAGAATACCATATTTGAGCATTAAATAATGTGTATACGAATGCTCTCTGGGATATGATTGTCCCAAAATATGGCAGCGCTCTAAATGATTCCAAGCCTTTGGTAAATTTTTATTGGATAATGCTATTTTATAAAGCGACAATTCTTTATCATATTCAATTTTAAGCTTTGGCGGTATTGTTATATTAAACTTCATATGATTACATCTTTTACACAAAAATAGATATCGTAACCATGCAACAGAAGTGCATTTATTGCCCACTACAATGCTCACACATACCTTTTACCACCAAATTCATATCTTCGGCTACATATCCATCTGGTAAATTGATTTGAGGAATTTTATGTTCTGTAAGACATATCGTTTCTCTACAATTACTACAATGAAAATGTAAATGCAAATCTCTATCAATATCACAATTACAACCCGCTTCGCAAAGTGCATATTTTATAGTGCCCGTTCCATCATCTACCTGGTGTACAATCCCTTTTTCTTCAAATGTCTTTAAGGTTCTATACAGTGTTGTTCTATCTGCTTTTGCAAAAGCATTTTCAATATCTCCAAGTGTTTTAGCTACATTACTTTGAGTCATATATTTATAGACCAGCAATCGCATCGCTGTTGGGCGTACTTTCTTTGATTCCAAAAAACTTTCAATAGTATTCATCATTAATGTCCGTGTCCGTGACCTCCTTCTTCACTATTTTTTGCCTTCGCCAATATGGTAAACGCATCTTTTAGTACTAATCGAGTAGTACTAATATCTTTATTTTTATCCTCTAATGTAATCGCTACAAACCCTTCTTCTTCGGTTCCTTTGG
Proteins encoded:
- a CDS encoding MauE/DoxX family redox-associated membrane protein, giving the protein MKSTTSKNHAYFLLRLAMGINLLAHGLVRIPKIKTFSNWMVNLYKETILPEIFISPFAKILPFVELTIGVFLVFGLYTYRTCLASGILMTILIFGSCLAEQWEWVGFQMIYVLFFYLLISTSQNNHFSIDNLLQNKS
- a CDS encoding alkene reductase, coding for MKTTLYTKYKMNELSLKNRFLMAPMTRSRAEEPGNEPNALMAKYYQQRASAGIIISEATQISVQGMGYAKTPGIYSQKQIEGWKLVTDAVHKNGSKIFLQLWHVGRVSSSKVNGLQPIAPSAEIAKDTQVYIFDGAPNGDATFVPVEKPREMTKGDITQVIEEFRIGAKNAIEAGFDGVEIHGANGYLIDQFLRSNSNHRTDEYGGTKENRIRILKEITQAVADEIGVDKTGVRLSPFISFKDMNDPEILETIMIAAKTLNKIGVTYIHLCEADWDDAPTIPEDFRIKLRANFTHTIIATGNKTPKEANDLLDKKLVDLVGFGRKFLTNPDYPKRVQLNAIMNDISDPHTLFGGGDARGYTDYPFLEV
- a CDS encoding AraC family transcriptional regulator, translating into MEINYNIVSFIDTLGLIQGVILGLLLIIINRKKDKSTLFLGLFIIVYALNLLPVILEDLNIITYYLQYDLLPFDFTWLMFPLFYIYVQQVSILSKNKLSYWTLIPGVLEFIIGVFVFFQDNDSKMEIEESLWYNLILLGGVLFSFYIGFKTLNFIKKHTKELKDQYTSTKYKELRWARGFVGFGLLLTFITIASDFFDTGFYFDLTISTINVMLLYWISVRGILQQNVETLIPVENSEKTVDKSDKNNDSSTNSENTAKLLQEIKKYIQDEKVYTVPDLTIIDIAEKIGTHPKRISGVINSQLNQNFNTYINSFRVEKAKELLRSDIANSLSVEGIGNEVGFQSKSTFYDAFKKYTGTTPSRFKNSA
- a CDS encoding cation diffusion facilitator family transporter, which translates into the protein MGHDHSHDHAGKNLKIAFFLNLGFTILEIIGGFYVNSIAIISDAIHDLGDSLSLGTAWYLEGKSKKEADAKFSFGYRRFSLLGALINSIILILGSIYVIYEAIGRLLEPEHSDARGMIVFALLGIAVNGYAAWKVSGGKSLNEKVISWHLIEDVLGWVAVLFAAIAIYFTDVQYLDPALSLLITLYILYNVIKRLKETLFVFLQGIPKGINIEEIKSEILQMPHVDSIHHLHVWSLEGEHHVFTAHVKLKGITQIDQIISVKSEIKKTLMVYHFSHCTIEIELDGEVCKLTE
- a CDS encoding DUF3703 domain-containing protein encodes the protein MKFNITIPPKLKIEYDKELSLYKIALSNKNLPKAWNHLERCHILGQSYPREHSYTHYLMLKYGILTKNNREIFGQVIRLIVGGWKSFINRVPIGNTGGINVPPLKTIPIPHDLKMRLESYQK
- a CDS encoding polysaccharide deacetylase family protein — translated: MKLIKVFFLILSTSVCIVLFSSHTSEKEFIKTTAIENDSIADHFWPNDARLVISFSMQFETGGQPEGAESPFAAKPLPKGNPDLPAESWFRYGAKEGIYRMLDLWDKHNIKVSSHVVGAAAIKYPEVAKAIANRGHEIAAHGIAWNDQWGMTYEQELAFIKTGIDTVETITGQRGRGYNANWLRRSPNTLKVLQELDFLYHIDDLSHDEPFITEVRGKDFVVMPYTLRNNDIVNIEGKNWSPNQFLNQLKMEFDQLYDEAGSKRRMMSVSLHDRIGGAPSIVRVVDLFIQYAKKHKGVVFMRKDDIAKMIKDDPKTPRDNSELMYNK
- a CDS encoding Fur family transcriptional regulator produces the protein MNTIESFLESKKVRPTAMRLLVYKYMTQSNVAKTLGDIENAFAKADRTTLYRTLKTFEEKGIVHQVDDGTGTIKYALCEAGCNCDIDRDLHLHFHCSNCRETICLTEHKIPQINLPDGYVAEDMNLVVKGMCEHCSGQ
- a CDS encoding AraC family transcriptional regulator, translating into MSKRFFSAKSLNVFELSLDKWEYPKHSHNFFELIFILKGTGQHVLNESVFEYTEGDIFLLTPKDEHEFRIRDHTDFGFIKFTEQLFIEKTELVSDLKWRKNLDAIVLHANSIPENIISNTTDRSHVFELFRIIKKEYITPSLYSRSILLELLGALLIIISRNLNKNAAIHTISEEEKVSDILTYIRQNVLDKDNIRIKEIAATFNMSPSYVSVFIKKHAGISIQQYVIQTKIKMAERLLKQTNLNISEIAQKTGFTDSSHFNKLFKKHTGKNPSEF